In Pseudodesulfovibrio hydrargyri, a single window of DNA contains:
- a CDS encoding ribonuclease catalytic domain-containing protein, which yields MAKTTPLGPLVRPGTVVEFMHGDQPQLAWVLEESSGKLRLLTINKREMKLPAARLLPWHGPVLSADASRQDIQNILNERQEARGEIQAGLNVMELWDLAQGELESAPLTWFADLLWEEWDEDRLAALGRAMLQAKTHFKFRPPVFEIWPAEKVEQKLRQQAEEKEREAITGAGQTLLKDLWAAHGQGRRPNLPDLDPELAKGLARILRGKVGENLDENDRKIWTAISKGLPDVPHLALLLAQTWGVLPMHHNYHLDEADYAWGDEWSQSFINEIEEIENRFFNQAETPEIEDLVSIDGSTTRDIDDAFRIEKRGAGYKLSIVLARPEAHWTFGSPLDRAVLHRATSLYLPEGTSHMMPERLGTGQYSLLQGEARPALVADFFLAADGALDKVEPRTAWVRVKANTTYEDADRAIRERTDESLMLAHDLATHLLERRLASGACVIRKPEPIVTLTGSGAQTSVDIELKTPSPRSELVISEFMILANSGLALWAKDNGVPLLHRTQDIALPPEAAGIFTEPAEILRSVKLLLPPTLETAPKRHAALGVAAYAPITSPLRRYTDFINMAQVSAFLASGEPRLDREELDQLITHLNMRIQSVSTVQRFRPRYWKLVYLAKRRREFQPAVLVDEAGPMATLAMPHLQVNVRAPRKMLGDKLYPGQRFQISFSRIDPLTNEIRLSEALEE from the coding sequence ATGGCTAAAACAACCCCGCTCGGCCCCTTGGTCCGCCCCGGCACGGTGGTGGAATTCATGCACGGCGACCAGCCCCAGCTCGCCTGGGTGCTCGAGGAATCGTCCGGCAAGCTCCGCCTGCTGACCATCAACAAGCGCGAGATGAAACTGCCCGCCGCCCGGCTGCTGCCGTGGCACGGCCCGGTGCTGTCCGCCGACGCCTCGCGCCAGGATATCCAGAATATCCTCAACGAGCGCCAGGAGGCGCGCGGCGAAATCCAGGCCGGGCTGAACGTCATGGAACTGTGGGACCTGGCCCAGGGCGAACTGGAATCCGCGCCCCTGACCTGGTTCGCCGATCTGCTCTGGGAGGAGTGGGACGAGGACCGGCTGGCCGCGCTGGGCCGGGCCATGCTCCAGGCCAAGACCCACTTCAAGTTCCGCCCGCCCGTCTTCGAGATCTGGCCCGCCGAAAAGGTGGAGCAGAAACTCCGGCAACAGGCCGAGGAAAAGGAACGGGAGGCCATCACCGGCGCGGGCCAGACCCTGCTCAAGGACCTCTGGGCCGCCCACGGCCAGGGCCGCAGGCCGAACCTGCCCGACCTGGACCCGGAGCTGGCCAAAGGGCTTGCCCGCATCCTCAGGGGCAAGGTGGGCGAGAACCTGGACGAGAACGACCGCAAGATATGGACGGCCATCTCCAAGGGGCTGCCCGACGTCCCGCACCTGGCCCTGCTCCTGGCCCAGACCTGGGGCGTGCTGCCCATGCACCACAACTATCACCTGGACGAGGCCGACTACGCCTGGGGCGACGAGTGGTCGCAATCCTTCATCAATGAAATAGAAGAGATAGAAAACAGGTTTTTCAATCAGGCAGAGACGCCGGAGATCGAGGACCTGGTCTCCATCGACGGCAGTACCACCCGGGACATCGACGATGCCTTCCGCATCGAAAAACGCGGCGCGGGCTACAAGCTGTCAATCGTTCTGGCCCGGCCCGAGGCCCACTGGACCTTCGGCTCCCCCCTGGACCGGGCGGTCCTGCACCGGGCCACCAGCCTCTACCTGCCCGAAGGCACCAGCCACATGATGCCCGAACGGCTCGGCACCGGCCAGTATTCCCTGTTGCAGGGAGAGGCGCGTCCGGCTCTGGTCGCGGACTTCTTCCTGGCGGCCGACGGCGCCCTGGACAAAGTCGAGCCGCGCACGGCCTGGGTCCGGGTCAAGGCCAACACCACCTACGAGGACGCGGACCGGGCCATCCGGGAGCGGACCGACGAATCCCTGATGCTGGCCCATGACCTGGCCACCCACCTCCTGGAGCGGCGGCTGGCCTCGGGGGCGTGCGTCATCCGCAAGCCCGAGCCCATCGTCACCCTTACGGGCAGCGGCGCGCAGACCTCGGTGGATATCGAGCTCAAGACGCCCAGCCCGCGCTCGGAGCTGGTCATCAGCGAATTCATGATCCTGGCCAATTCGGGGCTGGCCCTGTGGGCAAAGGACAACGGCGTGCCCCTGCTCCACCGCACCCAGGACATCGCCCTGCCCCCGGAGGCCGCTGGCATCTTCACCGAGCCCGCCGAGATACTGCGTTCGGTCAAGCTGCTCCTACCTCCGACACTGGAGACCGCGCCCAAGCGGCACGCGGCGCTCGGCGTGGCGGCCTACGCGCCGATCACCTCGCCGCTGCGGCGCTACACCGATTTCATCAACATGGCCCAGGTCAGCGCCTTTCTGGCTTCGGGCGAGCCGAGGCTCGACCGCGAGGAACTGGACCAGCTGATCACCCACCTGAACATGCGCATCCAGTCGGTCAGCACGGTGCAGCGGTTCCGGCCCCGGTACTGGAAACTGGTCTACCTGGCCAAGCGCCGCCGCGAGTTCCAGCCCGCCGTGCTGGTGGACGAGGCCGGCCCCATGGCCACCCTGGCCATGCCGCACCTCCAGGTCAACGTGCGCGCGCCCAGAAAGATGCTCGGCGACAAGCTCTATCCGGGCCAGCGGTTCCAGATCAGCTTCTCGCGCATCGACCCGCTGACCAACGAAATCCGTCTGAGCGAGGCCCTGGAGGAATAA
- a CDS encoding cation diffusion facilitator family transporter yields MQKASPKRYAVYSIGASIVTLVLKFGAWGMTGSVGLLSDATESLVNLTAGVLALTAITIALRPADADHAYGHGKAEYFSSGIEGSLIIVAAFGIGYAAVDRFLSPQDLRHLGPGLVLALVSSAVNFLVARIMLRAADRFDSITLEADARHLLTDVWTSVGMVAGLAVIIVMPQWKILDPIIAVIMAVNIVFTGIGLLKRSVGGLMDDALPEEELKLIANAIHSYAGTESSFHGLRTRKSGPKRFIDFHLVVPGSMTVHDSHELCELIEELIHSKLPRAEVTIHVEPLECDTSYDGRDVGGACAASLGGECPMMSPPLTDKSGE; encoded by the coding sequence GTGCAGAAGGCCTCCCCCAAGCGCTACGCCGTCTACTCCATCGGGGCGTCCATCGTGACCCTGGTGCTGAAGTTCGGCGCATGGGGGATGACCGGCTCGGTCGGCCTGCTCTCGGACGCCACCGAATCCCTGGTCAACCTGACCGCGGGCGTCCTCGCCCTGACGGCCATCACCATCGCTCTGCGCCCGGCCGACGCGGACCACGCCTACGGCCACGGCAAGGCGGAATATTTCTCCAGCGGCATCGAGGGCTCGCTGATCATCGTGGCCGCCTTCGGCATCGGCTACGCGGCCGTGGACCGCTTCCTCTCGCCCCAGGACCTGCGCCACCTCGGCCCCGGCCTGGTCCTGGCCCTGGTCTCCTCGGCCGTCAACTTCCTGGTCGCCCGGATCATGCTCCGCGCGGCCGACCGGTTCGACTCCATCACCCTGGAGGCGGACGCCCGGCACCTGCTGACCGACGTCTGGACCTCGGTGGGGATGGTGGCCGGGCTGGCCGTGATCATCGTCATGCCCCAATGGAAGATCCTGGACCCGATCATCGCCGTGATCATGGCCGTGAACATCGTCTTCACCGGGATCGGGCTGCTCAAGCGGTCCGTGGGCGGGCTCATGGACGACGCCCTGCCCGAAGAGGAACTCAAGCTCATCGCCAACGCCATCCACAGCTACGCGGGCACGGAGTCGTCCTTCCACGGCCTGCGCACGCGCAAGTCCGGGCCCAAGCGATTCATCGATTTTCATTTGGTGGTGCCCGGTTCCATGACTGTGCACGATTCCCATGAACTGTGTGAACTCATTGAAGAACTCATCCACTCCAAGCTGCCCCGCGCCGAGGTGACCATCCACGTCGAGCCGCTGGAATGCGACACCTCCTATGACGGGAGGGACGTGGGCGGAGCCTGCGCGGCCAGTCTTGGCGGAGAATGTCCCATGATGTCGCCTCCTTTGACGGACAAATCGGGCGAGTAG
- the plsY gene encoding glycerol-3-phosphate 1-O-acyltransferase PlsY: MTFIFWALLAYVLGSIPFGLVIAKSACGIDPRKDGSRNTGATNVARLCGMKYGIATLACDLLKGLLPVVFAASWLESPFALSLVALAAILGHVFSCFMGFKGGKAVATTVGAFLGLAFWPALICIVLCLLMVWLTGHVSMGSLTFALSLPVLMLLSGNFAFIPVAVVVMLVLFWRHRENIRRLARGEENPWLKKG, from the coding sequence ATGACCTTCATTTTCTGGGCCCTGCTCGCCTATGTCCTCGGCTCCATCCCCTTCGGGCTGGTCATCGCCAAGTCCGCGTGCGGCATCGACCCGCGGAAGGACGGCAGCAGGAACACCGGGGCCACCAACGTGGCCCGGCTGTGCGGCATGAAGTACGGCATCGCCACCCTGGCCTGCGACCTGCTCAAGGGACTGCTCCCCGTGGTCTTCGCCGCCTCCTGGCTCGAATCCCCGTTCGCCCTGTCCCTGGTCGCCCTGGCGGCCATCCTGGGCCACGTCTTTTCCTGCTTCATGGGCTTCAAAGGCGGCAAGGCCGTGGCCACCACCGTGGGCGCGTTCCTGGGGCTGGCCTTCTGGCCCGCGCTGATCTGCATCGTCCTGTGCCTGCTCATGGTCTGGCTCACCGGGCACGTGTCCATGGGCTCCCTGACCTTCGCCCTGTCCCTGCCCGTACTCATGCTCCTGTCCGGCAACTTCGCCTTCATCCCCGTGGCCGTGGTGGTCATGCTCGTCCTGTTCTGGCGACACAGGGAGAACATCCGCCGCCTGGCCAGGGGCGAGGAAAATCCCTGGCTCAAAAAGGGGTAA
- a CDS encoding methyl-accepting chemotaxis protein has product MRIFNFKDWGLQSKILSFFLAAVILILAGLLGYFLPVVGDSLMQEKRMATQGVVEVAYGTIASWAAKAESGAVTLEAAQKAAKEEVAELRYHGQEYFWINDLHQVIVVHGVKAELNGKDLTDMKDPHGVYLFQEMVKVAKAEGQGFVNYMWPKPGSDRPVPKISYVKLYKPWGWVVGSGIYVDDVDAQVSSLRWKILIPTVLGMGVLILVVFLVLRGIIRPLREAVAVSNAMAEGDLTVDIVSRSKDEVGQLTAAMSNMLGALRNVVSEVSLASEQVTSGSEELASSAIDLSHGATEQASAVEEVSAAMEEMTSSIGQNAENAQTTNTMTNKAARDTESGGKAVTKTVGAMKQIAEKISIIEEIARQTNLLALNAAIEAARAGEHGKGFAVVAAEVRKLAERSGASAAEISELSSSSVEVAEEAGNLLAQIVPDIQKTAELVQEISAATNEQNAGGTQVNAAIQDMDKVIQQNAAASEEVASTAEELSSQAVQLQKVISFFKLGGTAYVPAANKVTVSKPKAPAIGKGASKPAASSAPPAASGGMDLDMNEMDDGDFERF; this is encoded by the coding sequence ATGCGTATATTCAACTTCAAGGACTGGGGACTGCAGAGCAAGATCCTCAGTTTCTTCCTGGCTGCGGTAATCCTGATCCTGGCGGGTTTGCTCGGATATTTCCTGCCCGTGGTGGGCGATTCGCTCATGCAGGAGAAGCGCATGGCCACGCAGGGCGTGGTCGAGGTGGCCTACGGGACGATCGCGTCCTGGGCCGCCAAGGCCGAGTCCGGGGCCGTGACCCTGGAGGCCGCGCAAAAGGCCGCCAAGGAGGAAGTCGCGGAGCTGCGCTACCATGGACAGGAGTACTTCTGGATCAACGACCTGCACCAGGTCATCGTGGTCCACGGGGTCAAGGCGGAACTCAACGGCAAGGACCTGACGGACATGAAGGACCCCCACGGGGTGTATCTCTTCCAGGAAATGGTCAAGGTGGCCAAGGCCGAGGGTCAGGGCTTCGTCAATTACATGTGGCCCAAGCCCGGTTCGGACCGGCCCGTTCCCAAGATCTCCTACGTCAAGCTGTACAAGCCCTGGGGCTGGGTCGTGGGCTCGGGCATCTACGTGGATGACGTGGACGCCCAGGTCTCCTCCCTGCGCTGGAAGATTCTCATCCCCACCGTGCTGGGCATGGGCGTCCTCATCCTCGTGGTCTTTCTGGTGCTTCGCGGCATCATCCGGCCTCTGCGCGAGGCCGTGGCCGTGTCCAACGCCATGGCCGAGGGCGACCTGACCGTGGACATCGTTTCCCGGAGCAAGGACGAGGTCGGCCAGTTGACCGCGGCCATGTCCAACATGCTCGGGGCCCTGCGCAACGTGGTCTCCGAGGTCAGCCTGGCCTCGGAACAGGTCACCTCGGGCAGCGAGGAGCTGGCCTCCTCGGCCATCGACCTGTCCCACGGGGCCACCGAACAGGCCTCGGCCGTGGAGGAGGTCTCGGCGGCCATGGAGGAGATGACCTCGTCCATCGGCCAGAACGCGGAGAACGCTCAGACCACCAACACCATGACCAACAAGGCGGCACGCGACACCGAATCCGGCGGCAAGGCCGTGACCAAGACGGTCGGGGCCATGAAGCAGATCGCGGAAAAGATCTCCATCATCGAGGAGATCGCCCGCCAGACCAACCTGTTGGCGCTCAACGCGGCCATTGAGGCTGCCCGCGCCGGGGAACACGGCAAGGGATTCGCCGTGGTCGCGGCCGAGGTCCGCAAGCTGGCCGAACGCAGCGGCGCGTCCGCCGCCGAGATCAGCGAACTGTCCTCGTCCAGCGTCGAGGTGGCCGAAGAGGCCGGGAACCTGCTGGCCCAGATCGTTCCCGACATCCAGAAGACGGCCGAGCTGGTCCAGGAGATATCCGCCGCAACCAACGAGCAGAACGCGGGCGGCACCCAGGTCAACGCGGCCATCCAGGACATGGACAAGGTCATCCAGCAGAACGCGGCCGCGTCCGAGGAAGTGGCCTCCACGGCCGAGGAGCTCTCGTCCCAGGCCGTGCAGTTGCAGAAGGTCATCAGCTTCTTCAAGCTCGGCGGGACCGCCTACGTCCCGGCCGCCAACAAGGTCACGGTGTCCAAGCCCAAGGCTCCGGCCATCGGCAAGGGGGCTTCCAAGCCCGCCGCCTCCTCCGCGCCGCCCGCCGCCTCCGGCGGGATGGACCTGGACATGAACGAAATGGACGACGGCGATTTCGAGCGCTTCTGA
- a CDS encoding SemiSWEET family sugar transporter — translation MQMDYPELIGLAAGCCTTAAFFPQVLHTWRTRSVADLSLRMYLLFTLGVLLWLVYGIHIGSLAVALANGVTLVLAASILVMKLAYDDPSRKGNGRRPK, via the coding sequence ATGCAGATGGATTATCCGGAACTCATCGGCCTGGCGGCCGGATGCTGCACCACGGCGGCGTTTTTCCCGCAGGTCCTGCACACCTGGCGGACCCGCTCCGTGGCGGACCTGTCCCTGCGCATGTACCTGCTGTTCACCCTGGGGGTCCTGCTCTGGCTGGTCTACGGCATCCACATCGGTTCGCTGGCCGTGGCCCTGGCCAACGGCGTCACCCTGGTTCTGGCCGCGTCCATCCTGGTCATGAAACTCGCTTACGACGATCCTTCCCGCAAGGGGAACGGCCGCCGTCCCAAATAA
- a CDS encoding IMP cyclohydrolase gives MSDLKKMYHTLQQDPFPADMKLTLGDQELVFKKRTWEIDGETKGLRYGENPDQPAALYELARGQLEVGGVKFIGAGQGLVSALTEEHMLQAGKHPGKTNLTDVDNALNILQYLSAKPAALILKHNNPCGAAWTDEGVAVALKRAFEADRIAAFGGAVVVNRTLDLATAELINSVYFEVVAAPAFDADALDVLKRKKNLRILEIPGITELESLSTTPFLDIKSLSDGGMVLQFSFRNAILAVDDFLPAEAEKDGNAFVARAPSKQEADDLLFAWAVEAGVTSNSVIFARDGVTTAIGTGEQDRVGCVLLAVTKAYIKYADLLASKELGMSLFELKLKAIKDPEMKAKLADIDRRTEEARGGLPGSVVVSDGFFPFRDGVDLCIDQGVTAIAQPGGSIRDFEVIQAVNEAEPQVAMVFTGQRSFKH, from the coding sequence ATGAGCGATTTGAAAAAGATGTACCATACCTTGCAGCAGGACCCGTTTCCGGCGGACATGAAACTGACCCTGGGCGACCAGGAACTGGTCTTCAAAAAACGGACCTGGGAGATCGACGGCGAGACCAAGGGGTTGCGCTACGGCGAGAACCCGGACCAGCCCGCCGCGCTCTACGAGTTGGCGCGGGGGCAGCTTGAAGTCGGCGGCGTCAAGTTCATCGGCGCGGGCCAGGGGCTCGTCTCGGCCCTGACCGAGGAGCACATGCTCCAGGCGGGCAAGCACCCCGGCAAGACCAACCTGACCGACGTGGACAACGCCCTGAACATCTTGCAGTATCTTTCCGCCAAACCGGCCGCGCTCATCCTCAAGCACAACAACCCGTGCGGGGCCGCCTGGACCGACGAGGGCGTGGCCGTGGCCCTGAAGCGGGCGTTCGAGGCCGACCGCATCGCCGCCTTCGGCGGGGCCGTGGTGGTCAACCGCACGCTCGACCTGGCCACCGCCGAGTTGATCAACTCCGTATATTTCGAAGTCGTGGCCGCGCCCGCGTTCGACGCCGACGCCTTAGACGTGCTCAAGAGGAAGAAGAACCTGCGCATCCTGGAGATTCCGGGCATCACCGAACTGGAATCCCTGTCCACCACGCCGTTTCTGGACATCAAGTCCCTGTCCGACGGCGGCATGGTCCTACAGTTCTCCTTCCGCAACGCCATCCTCGCCGTCGACGACTTCCTCCCGGCCGAAGCCGAGAAGGACGGCAACGCCTTCGTGGCCCGCGCCCCTTCCAAACAGGAGGCGGACGACCTGCTCTTCGCCTGGGCCGTGGAAGCGGGGGTGACGTCGAACTCCGTGATCTTCGCCCGCGACGGCGTGACCACCGCCATCGGCACCGGCGAACAGGACCGCGTGGGCTGCGTGCTCCTGGCCGTGACCAAGGCGTACATCAAATACGCGGACCTGCTGGCCTCCAAGGAACTGGGCATGTCCCTGTTCGAGCTCAAGCTCAAGGCCATCAAGGACCCGGAGATGAAGGCCAAGCTGGCCGACATCGACAGGCGCACCGAAGAGGCGCGTGGCGGCCTGCCCGGCTCCGTGGTGGTCTCGGACGGGTTCTTCCCGTTCCGCGACGGCGTGGACCTGTGCATCGACCAGGGCGTGACCGCCATCGCCCAGCCCGGCGGCTCCATCCGCGACTTTGAAGTCATCCAGGCGGTCAACGAGGCCGAGCCGCAGGTGGCCATGGTCTTCACCGGACAGCGCTCCTTCAAGCACTAG
- a CDS encoding IMP cyclohydrolase encodes MNLLPVKRAILSVTDKTGLAEFGKFLVDRDCELVSTGGTKKMLKDAGLPVTSVSDVTDFPEILGGRVKTLHPHIHGGILADKDDEAHMETLRDFGIEPFDLVCVNLYNFADAVAKGLDLKAAVEQIDIGGPTMLRATAKNFHSICVVPDPQYYETVVKEIEEHGGLTLEFRKEMATLTFRLTSEYDAMITKYLSENDA; translated from the coding sequence ATGAATCTGTTGCCTGTTAAGAGAGCGATACTATCCGTTACGGACAAGACCGGTCTGGCCGAGTTCGGCAAATTCCTGGTGGACCGGGATTGCGAACTGGTGTCCACCGGAGGGACCAAGAAGATGCTGAAGGACGCCGGGCTGCCGGTCACCTCGGTGTCCGACGTCACCGATTTCCCCGAAATCCTGGGCGGCCGGGTCAAGACCCTGCACCCGCACATCCACGGCGGCATCCTGGCCGACAAGGACGACGAGGCGCACATGGAGACCCTGCGCGATTTCGGCATCGAGCCCTTCGACCTGGTCTGCGTCAACCTGTACAACTTCGCCGACGCGGTGGCCAAGGGGTTGGACCTCAAGGCGGCGGTGGAGCAGATCGACATCGGCGGCCCGACCATGCTGCGGGCCACGGCCAAGAACTTCCACTCCATCTGTGTGGTCCCCGATCCCCAGTACTACGAGACCGTGGTAAAGGAGATCGAGGAGCATGGCGGCCTGACCCTGGAATTCCGCAAGGAGATGGCCACCCTGACCTTCCGGCTGACCAGCGAATACGACGCCATGATCACGAAATACCTCAGCGAAAACGACGCCTAG
- a CDS encoding adenylosuccinate synthase: protein MSNMVVFGSQWGDEGKGKVVDMLAEKADAIVRFQGGNNAGHTLVVDGEQCILHLIPSGILHPGKQCLIGNGVVLDPFVFCEELDKLAAKGVDVSPSRVMISKKTHVIMPYHCLMDAARESSKSADGKIGTTGRGIGPCYEDKMNRCGIRAGDFADPELLKDKIAKALEEKNVLFKHLYGAEPLDAGEVFDKVMPVAERLVPYLGDVSSAIQAADCVLFEGAQGTHLDIDHGTYPFVTSSNTVTANAASGSGCSPRELDRIIAIVKAYTTRVGSGPFPTELLDADGDYLQSNGHEFGATTGRKRRCGWLDLVVLKESARLNGPTELAITKLDVLSGLKEVKLCVGYEYKGETVAYPPQEQNGMAHVTPVYETMPGWDEDISGARSWDDLPENAVSYLKRIEKISGVKIGIVSVGPDRVQTF, encoded by the coding sequence ATGTCCAATATGGTGGTTTTCGGTTCCCAGTGGGGAGACGAAGGTAAAGGCAAGGTCGTCGATATGCTGGCCGAGAAGGCGGACGCCATCGTTCGTTTCCAGGGCGGCAACAACGCGGGGCATACCCTGGTGGTCGACGGCGAGCAGTGCATCCTGCACCTGATCCCCTCCGGCATCCTGCACCCCGGAAAGCAGTGCCTCATCGGCAACGGCGTGGTCCTGGACCCGTTCGTCTTCTGCGAGGAACTGGACAAGCTGGCCGCCAAGGGCGTGGACGTGTCCCCCTCCCGGGTAATGATCAGCAAGAAGACCCACGTGATCATGCCGTACCACTGTCTCATGGACGCGGCCCGCGAGTCCTCCAAGTCCGCCGACGGCAAGATCGGCACCACCGGCCGAGGCATCGGCCCGTGCTACGAGGACAAGATGAACCGCTGCGGCATCCGCGCCGGCGACTTCGCCGATCCCGAACTGCTCAAGGACAAGATCGCCAAGGCCCTGGAAGAGAAGAACGTGCTCTTTAAGCACCTGTACGGCGCCGAGCCCCTGGACGCCGGGGAAGTCTTCGATAAGGTCATGCCCGTGGCCGAACGGCTGGTGCCGTACCTCGGCGACGTATCCTCGGCCATCCAGGCCGCGGACTGCGTGCTGTTCGAGGGTGCCCAGGGCACGCACCTGGACATTGATCACGGCACCTATCCCTTCGTTACCTCGTCCAATACGGTCACGGCCAACGCGGCCTCGGGCTCCGGCTGTTCGCCGCGCGAGCTCGACCGGATCATCGCCATCGTCAAGGCGTACACCACCCGCGTGGGCAGCGGCCCGTTCCCCACGGAACTGCTGGACGCCGACGGCGACTACCTGCAGTCCAACGGCCACGAGTTCGGGGCCACCACCGGGCGCAAGCGGCGCTGCGGCTGGCTCGACCTGGTGGTCCTCAAGGAATCCGCCCGGCTGAACGGTCCCACCGAGTTGGCCATCACCAAGCTGGACGTCCTGTCCGGGCTCAAGGAAGTGAAGCTCTGCGTGGGCTACGAATACAAGGGCGAGACCGTGGCCTACCCGCCCCAGGAGCAGAACGGCATGGCCCACGTCACCCCGGTCTACGAGACCATGCCCGGCTGGGACGAGGACATCTCCGGCGCGCGCAGCTGGGACGACCTGCCCGAAAACGCGGTCAGCTACCTCAAGCGCATCGAGAAAATCTCCGGCGTGAAAATCGGCATCGTCTCCGTGGGCCCGGACCGGGTACAGACCTTTTAG
- the hflX gene encoding GTPase HflX — protein MGFQKFFGCGNRSWDRRGHVLSRSVIIAQKPKGNLQGLKPSQIKRLSRLYQRQFPVSEAYTNEQARELAELSEDTGRQLGLLIDRQGKVAMVLVGDNRSIYIPELPRARMSSGRLRGLRLLHTHLAEESLSQEDLMDMVFLRLDSVASLTVREGFPVAVEAAHLLPPNTDEKSYELFPPVRWDRFDHDLGAITSAIEDEFGRQADGQGLGSDEDRALLVSVDETPRPVQELSLEELAELADTAGLVAAGTMIQRVRQRNPKFIMGKGKLADLEVRALQANASIIIFDQELSPTQMRNLAEITERKILDRTQLILDIFAQHATSKSGKLQVEMAQLKYTLPRLVGKNRAMSRLMGGIGGRGPGETKLEIDRRRANDRLTRLKAELKQVRRHRSQTRERRAKAGLPIVSLVGYTNAGKSTLLNTLTSSKVLAEDKLFATLDPTSRRIRFPEEREVVLTDTVGFIRRLPPDLKEAFRATLEELDSADLLVLVCDASHPEVEEQVEAVRAILDEMELAEIPSILVLNKWDRLDEEGREAMARVFPEGIPAVAVDRASLEPVVEAILGNLPWEKQGA, from the coding sequence ATGGGATTCCAGAAATTTTTCGGCTGCGGAAATCGGTCGTGGGACCGCCGCGGACACGTTTTATCCAGGAGCGTCATCATAGCCCAGAAGCCCAAGGGCAACCTGCAAGGGTTGAAGCCCAGCCAGATCAAGCGGCTGTCCCGCCTGTACCAGCGTCAGTTCCCGGTCAGCGAGGCCTACACCAACGAGCAGGCCCGCGAACTGGCCGAGCTGTCCGAGGACACCGGCCGCCAACTCGGCCTGCTCATCGACCGCCAGGGCAAGGTGGCCATGGTCCTGGTCGGCGACAACCGGTCCATCTACATCCCGGAGCTGCCCAGGGCGCGCATGAGTTCGGGCCGTCTGCGCGGCCTGCGCCTGCTGCACACCCACCTGGCCGAGGAGAGCCTGAGCCAGGAGGACCTCATGGACATGGTCTTCCTGCGGCTGGACTCCGTGGCCTCCCTGACCGTGCGCGAGGGATTTCCGGTGGCCGTGGAGGCCGCCCACCTGCTGCCGCCCAACACGGACGAGAAGAGCTACGAACTTTTCCCGCCCGTGCGCTGGGACCGCTTCGACCATGACCTGGGGGCCATCACCTCGGCCATCGAGGACGAGTTCGGCCGCCAGGCGGACGGGCAGGGGCTGGGCTCGGACGAGGACCGGGCGCTTTTGGTCAGCGTGGACGAGACCCCGCGCCCGGTGCAGGAACTCTCCCTGGAGGAGCTGGCCGAACTGGCCGATACCGCCGGGCTGGTGGCGGCCGGAACCATGATCCAGCGGGTGCGCCAGCGCAATCCCAAGTTCATCATGGGCAAGGGCAAGCTGGCCGATCTCGAGGTCCGGGCGTTGCAGGCCAACGCCTCGATCATCATCTTCGACCAGGAGCTGTCGCCCACCCAGATGCGCAACCTGGCCGAGATCACCGAGCGCAAGATCCTGGACCGCACCCAACTCATCCTGGACATCTTCGCCCAGCACGCCACTTCCAAGTCGGGCAAGCTCCAGGTGGAGATGGCCCAGCTCAAGTACACTCTGCCCAGGCTGGTGGGAAAGAACCGGGCCATGTCCCGGCTCATGGGCGGCATCGGCGGGCGCGGGCCGGGCGAGACCAAGCTCGAGATCGACCGCCGCCGGGCCAACGACCGGCTGACCCGGCTCAAGGCCGAGCTCAAGCAGGTCCGCAGACACCGCTCCCAGACCCGCGAGCGCCGGGCCAAGGCCGGGCTGCCCATCGTCTCGCTGGTGGGCTACACCAACGCGGGCAAGTCCACGCTGCTGAACACTCTGACCAGTTCCAAGGTCCTGGCCGAGGACAAGCTCTTCGCCACCCTGGACCCGACCAGCCGCCGCATCCGTTTTCCCGAGGAGCGCGAGGTGGTCCTGACCGACACGGTCGGCTTCATCCGCCGGTTGCCGCCGGACCTCAAGGAGGCCTTCAGGGCCACCCTGGAGGAGCTGGACTCGGCCGACCTGCTCGTGCTCGTCTGCGACGCCTCCCACCCGGAGGTGGAGGAGCAGGTGGAGGCGGTCCGCGCCATTCTCGACGAAATGGAGCTGGCCGAGATCCCGTCCATCCTGGTCCTGAACAAGTGGGACAGGCTCGACGAGGAAGGACGCGAAGCGATGGCCCGCGTCTTCCCCGAGGGCATCCCGGCCGTGGCCGTGGACCGCGCCTCTCTGGAGCCGGTGGTCGAGGCCATCCTCGGCAACCTCCCGTGGGAGAAGCAGGGCGCCTGA